DNA sequence from the Pseudoduganella plicata genome:
GTGCCGCCGTACTGGGAAGAGGCCAAGCTGGAACTAATGCGGCGCGACCGCATCATGAACAAGCTGATCCCCCAGTTCGGCGACCTGCACCTCGTCGGTCACGACGACCCGTTCACGACCCTGGCCCGTTCCATCGTCAACCAGCAGGTCACGCCCAAGGCCGCCAACGCAGCCTGGCAGAAGCTGCTGGCGGCGTGCCCGAAATTCACGCCGGCGCTCGTCATCAAGGCGGGTGCGGCGCAGCTGGCGGACTGCGGGCTGTCCAAGCGCAAGACGGAATACATCCTCGACCTGGCCGACAACTTCAAGACGAAGAAGGTGCATGCCACGGAGTGGCATGCGATGGAGGACGAAGCCGTCATCGCGGAGCTGGTGCAGATCCGCGGCATCACGCGCTGGACGGCCGAGATGTTCCTGATCTTTAACCTGCTGCGGCCGAATGTGCTGCCGCTGGACGACCCGCGCCTGATCGCGGGCATCAGCCATAACTATTTTTCCGGCGAGCCCGTCTCGCGCAGCGATGCGCGCGAGGTGGCCGCCAACTGGGAACCGTTCCGCACCGTGGCGACATGGTATCTGTGGCGCAGCCTCGATCCGGCGGCGCCGGCGGTTCCGGTAGAATGACGAAAAATTCGAATTCGCGCGACCCGGCTACCCGCCAACGCACGGGATTCATACTCTCGGAGGACCAATGACCAAAACTACTTTCCTCAATTTTGAGCAGCCGATCGCGGAACTGGATTCCAAAATTGAAGAGCTGCGTTTCGTCCAGGACGATTCGGCCGTCGATATCTCGGAAGAGATCGACCGCCTGGCCAAGAAGAGCCAGCAGCTGACCAAGGACATCTACGCCAAGCTGACGCCATGGCAGGTGGCGCAGATCGCGCGCCATCCGCAGCGGCCGTACACGATGGACTACGTCAACGAGATCTTCACCGACTTCCACGAACTGCACGGCGACCGCACCTACGCGGACGACCAGTCGATCGTGGGCGGCCTGGCCCGCTTCAACGGCCAGCCCTGCATGGTCATCGGCCACCAGAAGGGCCGCGACACGAAAGAGCGCGCGATGCGCAACTTCGGCATGCCCAAACCCGAAGGCTACCGCAAGGCCATGCGCCTGATGAAGGTCGCCGAGAAATTCAACCTGCCGATCTTCACGTTTGTCGACACGCCCGGCGCGTTCCCCGGCATCGACGCGGAAGAGCGCGGCCAGTCCGAAGCCATCGGCCATAACCTGTACGTGATGGCCGAACTGAAAGTGCCGCTGATCGCCACGATCATTGGCGAAGGCGGCTCCGGTGGTGCACTGGCGATCGCCGTCGGCGACGCCGTGCTGATGCTGCAGTACGCGACCTACTCGGTCATCTCGCCGGAAGGCTGCGCGTCGATCCTGTGGAAGACGGCCGAACGCGCGGCCGAAGCGGCCGAAGCGCTGGGCCTGACGGCGCACCGCCTGAAAGCCATGGGCCTGATCGACAAGATCGTCACGGAACCGCTGGGCGGCGCCCACCGCGATCCGAAGGAAATGGCACGCCTGCTGAAACGCGCGCTGGCCGACTCGCTGCGCCAGTTCCAGGGCATGAAGACGAAAGAGCTGCTGGACAACCGTCACAAGAAGCTGCTCAGCTACGGCAAGTTCAAGGAAACCACGCCGCAGGAGTAAAGCCTGCGGCGGTACCAAAGTTGGGGATAGTCCCGACGTCGGGGACAGGCACCTGTTGTCGGGAATGCATTCCCGAAAACAGGTGCCTGTCCCCGGTTTTTTTTATGAGTACCCAATGAAGTCCAGTCTCGACACCATTTTCGCCGCCGCCATCGCCGGCCTGCCGTCCAGCCAGCCGCTCGCCATTGCCTGCAGCGGCGGCCTCGATTCCTCCGTCCTGCTGCACCTGGCGCGCGCGCTGGGCCGCCCGCTGTTCGCCTTCCACATCCACCACGGGCTGAGCGCCAATGCAGACGCCTGGGAGGCCCACTGCGCTGCAGAAAGCGCGAGGCTGGGCGTGACGTTCGCGAGCCGCCGCATCAACGTCAACGGGGCAAGGGAGGGCATCGAGGCTTCGGCCCGCCAGGCCCGCTATGCGGCGCTGGGCGAGCTGTGTCGCGAGCATGGCGTGACCTTGCTGCTGACAGCGCATCACCTGGACGACCAGGCCGAAACGCTGCTGCTGCAACTGGCGCGCGGCGCAGGCCCGGCCGGCCTGTCCGGCATGGACGCGGCCAACCACGCGCCGGCGTTATTGGGCAGCGCGGACCTCGTGCTGGCGCGCCCGCTGCTGCAGGCATCGCGCCAGCAACTGGAAGCATACGCCCGCGAACACGGCATCGCGCATATCGAGGACGAATCGAATCTCGACACGCGTTACGCCCGCAATGCGCTGCGGCACACGGTCATGCCGGCGCTGGCCGCCGCGTTCCCCGGCTACCAGGAAAGGTTCGCCCGCAGCGCCGCGCACGCGCAGTCGGCGCAGCGGCTGCTGACGGAACTGGCGCAGCAGGATCTGCAAGCCTGCGCGCGCGACGGCGGCATCGACGTGGAAGCACTGCGCGCATTGAGCGCCGACCGCCGCAACAACCTGTTGCGGCACTGGTTTGCGGTGGAAGGCATTCGCATCCCGTCGGCCAGCTGGCTGCTGGAAATGACGACGCAACTGCTGGAGGCACGCGAGGACGCCAACCTGCTGGTCACGCATCCGGACCGCGAAGTGCGGCGCTACCGCGGCCGCCTGTACCTGGCGCCGAAACAGCGCGAGCTGGCCGGGACGCGCGAGGACATTTTCGAGGACGCGCCGTTCCAGCATTTCCGATGGCGCGGCGAAGCGTCGCTGGCGTTTCCCGACTACGGCGGCACCTTGCATTTCGACGTGGCGGAAGGGGGCTGCGCACCCGAGTGGCTGCGCGAACAGCTGCTGACAATCTCGTTCCGCCGCGGTGGCGAACGCCTCAAGCTTGCACCGAACCGGCCCACGCGCGGGCTGAAGCAGCATTACCAGGCACTCGATATCCCGGCCTGGGAGCGCGGCCGGCTGCCCGTGGTCGGCATTCCCGGGCAGTTGTTATACGCCGCAGGCCTCGGCATGGATTGCCACAACATTGTGCAGGGCCGCAATGACTGCGTTGTTTTGCGCTGGCAGCCGGAATAATCTTCGGCCCTGGAGCCGTTTTTCGCATGAGCTTATGCCGTAACTGTATGGGGCTGTTAACCTTTTGACTTGTCCTTTTGCAGCGCAGCATGTAGAGTTAAGGACCCCCTTACTTCAACCGAGTGGAAAACGCAAGTTATGGCTTTAATCGTTCACAAGTACGGCGGTACGTCGATGGGATCGACGGACCGTATCAAGAACGTCGCGCGCCGAGTGGCCAAGTGGCACGACGCGGGACACCAGATCGTCGTGGTGCCGTCCGCGATGTCCGGAGAAACCAACCGCCTGATCGCGCTGGCCAAGGAAGTGCAGAACCCGCCCGACCCGCGCGAACTGGACATGATCGCCTCGACGGGCGAACAGGTCTCCGTGGCGCTGCTGTCGATGGCACTGCAGGCGATCGGCAAACAGGCCGTCTCGTACGCCGGCTGGCAGGTGGGCATTAAAACCGATTCCGCGTTCACGAAAGCGCGCATCCAGTCGATCGACGACAAGCGCGTGCGCGCCGACCTCGAAGCGGGCAAGATCGTCGTCATCACGGGCTTCCAGGGCGTCGACGAGAACGGCAACATCGCCACCCTGGGCCGTGGCGGTTCCGACACGTCGGCAGTGGCCATCGCGGCCGCGCTGAAGGCGGCCGAATGCCTGATCTACACGGACGTCGACGGCGTCTACACGACCGACCCGCGCGTCGTTTCGGAAGCACGCCGCTTGAAGGCGATCACCTTCGAAGAGATGCTGGAACTGGCGTCGCTGGGCTCGAAAGTGCTGCAGACCCGCTCCGTCGAATTCGCCGGCAACTACCGCGTGCCGACACGCGTGCTGTCGTCGCTGACCGACCCGCTGATGGACCTGGCCGAGGAAGCCAGCTCGGGAACCCTGATTTCGTTTGAGGAAGACAAGAATATGGAACAAGCAGTCATCTCCGGCATCGCCTTCAACCGCGACGAAGCCAAAATCTCCGTCATGGGCGTGGCCGACCGCCCGGGCGTGGCGTACCACATCCTGGGCCCGGTCGCCGCGGCCAACGTGGAAGTGGACATGATCATCCAGAACCAGTCCGTCGAAGGCAAGACCGACTTCACGTTCACCGTCTCGCGCAACGACTACAACAAGGCCCTGGAAGCGCTGAACGCGCAGAAGGACGAAATCGGCTTCGCCACGCTGATCGGCGACGCGAAAGTATCGAAGATCTCCGTCGTCGGCGTGGGCATGCGCAGCCACGTGGGCGTCGCCTCGGACATGTTCCGCACGCTGGCCGAAGAGGGCATCAACATCATGATGATCTCGACCTCCGAGATCAAGATATCGGTGCTGATCGACGAGAAATACATGGAGCTGGCCGTGCGCGCGCTGCACAAGGCGTTCGATCTGGACAAAGAGTAAATATTTCAAAAAAAGATCGCCGATTTCCTTGACCAAAGTGGTCGTGGCAATTACTATGGCGGTCGTCTGATGTGACACAGAAATGCGGAGCAGAAGACATAGTTGAGCGATCGACTAGGAGACGTGGCCGAGTGGCCGAAGGCACTTCCCTGCTAAGGAAGCATACGGCTTATACCTGTATCGTGGGTTCGAATCCCACCGTCTCCGCCAGAACAAATAAAAAAGCCTCCCCTGCGGGAGGCTTTTTTATTTGTTCTTCCCGGACGACGGTGGATTCGAAGACGAGCGCCTGCCAGCGCGAGGCCCTGTCGAATCGCCCATCTGCTGGCGCTTCAGCGCCAGCGCCGCGCGCCGAGGGCGCGCGACGTATGCGCCGTCTATCGCCGGGCGATGAGCGCGCAGTGCAAGGCGCCCGCTAAGCGGAGCGCCACCGCAAGAACACTGGCGCTCCGCGCTGCTCCAGCTGCCACTCACGCTGCCCGCCGTGCTCAGCGGGATCAACCACCATAATGGCGCTGACGATGCTCGCGGTTGCCACGCCCTGCACATGATCGCGCCAGTCAGCGCGGGCACGGACAGCATCCACACGATGCCCGCCGGCGCGGCCGGCAGCGCGGACACGATGACGGCCGGGTCCAGCCACGACTGGAAGTTCACCACGATCGGCAGGTATCGGACAATCGCACCCAGTGCGATCCTGACCTGTGGACCCCACAAGCGTACCCACAAACGTACCCACAAATGCCCGCGAGCTGCCCGGATACGGCGGGAGACCTCCCGTGGCAAGGGCCGCTGGATCGGATGCTTCGCCACTATGATGCTCCTTCATAGCGCCGTTCTCTCGAAAAATGGCGCCTCTACAGAACCCGGGGCGATTCAGTCGCACGAATTCTTTTGAATACATGTCGGCTCGTCACAGCCCTGTCATTTACCTGCCCTACAATCCGCGCAGTTTTAAAACCCACCTAAGGATACGGGAATGCACAAGCCGGATGAACTGGTAGTTACTATTGTCGAGTCGGATGAGAATTGCAATAACTCGTCTAACGAGCACTTCAACACCGTGCTGAGCGCACGTCTCTCGCGCCGCAACATGCTGCGCGGCGGCTTCGCCACGGCAGCCAGCGCCGTCTTTGGCGGCCTGGGTCTGGCAGGTTGCGGCAGCTCGGACGATCCTGTGGCCGAGGCCCCCGCGCCGACCCCGCCGGTGATTACCCCGCCTGCCGAGAAACTGCTGGGCTTTGCCGCAGTGCCGAAGAGCCTGGCCGACAGTGTCATCGTCCCGACCGGCTACACTGCCGCCGTCCTGTACGCGCTGGGCGATCCGCTGCGCGCCGGCACCCCGGCCTATAAGAACGACGGCACCGACGCCGATTTCGATAACCGTGCCGGCGACCACCACGACGGCATGGAATACTTTGGCCTGTCCGCCACCGGCACCCCGTCGGCGACCGGTTCCGACCGCGGCGTGCTGGCGATGAACCACGAAGCCACCACCGACGAGAAGCTGTCCTCGCACTTCCTGCATGCCAACGGCGGCACCACCAGCCTGCCGCGCCCTGCTGCGGAAGTCGACAGGGAAGTCGCAGTCCACGGTATCAGCGTGGTCGAAGTGCGCAAGACCGGTAGCGCCTGGAACACCGTGGCCGATTCGACCTTCAACCGCCGCCTGACGGCCCTGTCCGAAGTGGAAATCGCCGGGCCGGCTCGCGGCAATGCCCTGCTGGTGACCAAGTTTTCGCCGGACGGCACCAGGACCCGCGGCACCCTGAACAATTGCGGCGGCGGCCGTTCGCCATGGGGCACCTACCTGTCGGGCGAAGAAAACTGGTCCGGCTACTTCGTCCGTTCGGCAACCGACGATGCCGCGCGCAACGACAAGAGCGTGGTCTCGCTGCGCCGCTACGGCCGCAACCAGGGCGCGACCTCGCGCCACGGCTGGGAAACCGGCGGCACGGACGACAAGTACCAGCGCTGGGACATCAGCAAGAAGGGCGCATCGCTCAATGGCAGCGACGACTACCGCAACGAGATGAATGGCCAGGGCTACATCATCGAAGTCGACCCGTACGACAAGACCAGACCGGCCAGGAAGCGCAGCGCGCTGGGCCGCTACGCGCACGAAAGCGCCGCCTTCAGCAATCCGGTCGTGGGCCAGCCGCTGGCGGTCTACATGGGCGACGACTCGCGCAATGAATACATCTACAAGTTCGTCACGAAAGCCGCATGGAGCGCGGCCGACGCCAATCCGGGCGACCGCATCGCCACCGGTGACAAGTACCTGGACGAAGGCACCCTGTATGTCGCCAAGGTCAACGCCGACGGCAGCGGCCAGTGGATCGAGCTGTCGATGAACAATCCGCTGATCGCGAACTACGCCACCTACAAGTTCGCCGACCTGGCCGATGTCCTGGTCAACGCCCGCCTGGCCGCCGATGCCGTCGGCGCGACCAAGATGGACCGTCCCGAATGGTGCTCGGTCAACCCGGCCAACGGCGAGATCTACTACACGCTGACCAACAATTCGAATCGCAACGTCAACGCCAGCGGCTCGTCGCAGCTGCCGCCCGACGCCGGCAACCCGCGCGCCTATACCGACATGAAGGGGTCGAGCGCGCAGAACGGCAACCCGAACGGCCACATCATCCGCTTCAGGGAAGGCGTCGCCGGCTCCGCCGCCACCAGCTTCACGTGGGACGTCTACCTGTTCGGCGCCGAGAGCGGCGCGGATGCGACCCGCGTCAACCTGTCGGGCCTGACTGCCGACCAGGACCACTCGAGCCCGGACGGCCTGGCCTTCCTGAAGAGCACCGGCATCTGCTGGATCCAGACCGACGATGGCGCCTATACCGACGTCACCAACAACATGATGCTGGCAGCGCTGCCGGGCAAGGTCGGCGACGGCGCAAAGACCACGCTCGTCTACGACAAGGCGGACGGCACCAAGCTCAATGTCGACACCTACGTGGGCAAGAAGGCCAGTGCCGATACGCTCAAGCGGTTCCTGGTGGGGCCGGTGGGCGCGGAAATCACCGGCATCACGGAGACCCCGGACGGCAAGGCGCTGTTCGTCAATATCCAGCACCCGGGCGAGAACACCGCGCTGGCCAATATTGGCGATCCGGCCAAATACACCAGCCAGTGGCCCGCCAATGCCGGCTATGGCGCGGGCAAGCGTCCGCGTTCGGCGACGATCGTCATTACCAAGAATGACGGGGGACGGATCGGTACCTAAACCGATCGCTCCTGCCCGGTAAATGGGCTGCAACGGGAAGCATCTCGCTATTGCGATTCGCTGACTTCATCGTTGCAGCCCTGTAGTGGTTTACAAGCGCTTGGCAATGCTCGACCAGGACGAGTGGCTCGCGGCAGGAAACTCCACACTATCTCTTGATGCCCCTGACGCACGCGCAATGTCGGTTGCGGCAGCAAGCACCTCAACAGTACATTGACCCCACCATTCGGCTCGCTTCAATGTACTGTTTCTTCGTACCGGAAACGCACGTCCGCTTACGTCCGCGCCAGCTCGCGGATGGCTGCGGCCAGCCGGGCCAGGTCGGTGTCGCGGGTGAAGTACGACGGCGTCACGCGGATGCAGCTGCCGCCGGCC
Encoded proteins:
- a CDS encoding acetyl-CoA carboxylase carboxyltransferase subunit alpha — protein: MTKTTFLNFEQPIAELDSKIEELRFVQDDSAVDISEEIDRLAKKSQQLTKDIYAKLTPWQVAQIARHPQRPYTMDYVNEIFTDFHELHGDRTYADDQSIVGGLARFNGQPCMVIGHQKGRDTKERAMRNFGMPKPEGYRKAMRLMKVAEKFNLPIFTFVDTPGAFPGIDAEERGQSEAIGHNLYVMAELKVPLIATIIGEGGSGGALAIAVGDAVLMLQYATYSVISPEGCASILWKTAERAAEAAEALGLTAHRLKAMGLIDKIVTEPLGGAHRDPKEMARLLKRALADSLRQFQGMKTKELLDNRHKKLLSYGKFKETTPQE
- the tilS gene encoding tRNA lysidine(34) synthetase TilS, with product MKSSLDTIFAAAIAGLPSSQPLAIACSGGLDSSVLLHLARALGRPLFAFHIHHGLSANADAWEAHCAAESARLGVTFASRRINVNGAREGIEASARQARYAALGELCREHGVTLLLTAHHLDDQAETLLLQLARGAGPAGLSGMDAANHAPALLGSADLVLARPLLQASRQQLEAYAREHGIAHIEDESNLDTRYARNALRHTVMPALAAAFPGYQERFARSAAHAQSAQRLLTELAQQDLQACARDGGIDVEALRALSADRRNNLLRHWFAVEGIRIPSASWLLEMTTQLLEAREDANLLVTHPDREVRRYRGRLYLAPKQRELAGTREDIFEDAPFQHFRWRGEASLAFPDYGGTLHFDVAEGGCAPEWLREQLLTISFRRGGERLKLAPNRPTRGLKQHYQALDIPAWERGRLPVVGIPGQLLYAAGLGMDCHNIVQGRNDCVVLRWQPE
- a CDS encoding aspartate kinase, with the translated sequence MALIVHKYGGTSMGSTDRIKNVARRVAKWHDAGHQIVVVPSAMSGETNRLIALAKEVQNPPDPRELDMIASTGEQVSVALLSMALQAIGKQAVSYAGWQVGIKTDSAFTKARIQSIDDKRVRADLEAGKIVVITGFQGVDENGNIATLGRGGSDTSAVAIAAALKAAECLIYTDVDGVYTTDPRVVSEARRLKAITFEEMLELASLGSKVLQTRSVEFAGNYRVPTRVLSSLTDPLMDLAEEASSGTLISFEEDKNMEQAVISGIAFNRDEAKISVMGVADRPGVAYHILGPVAAANVEVDMIIQNQSVEGKTDFTFTVSRNDYNKALEALNAQKDEIGFATLIGDAKVSKISVVGVGMRSHVGVASDMFRTLAEEGINIMMISTSEIKISVLIDEKYMELAVRALHKAFDLDKE
- a CDS encoding PhoX family protein, producing the protein MHKPDELVVTIVESDENCNNSSNEHFNTVLSARLSRRNMLRGGFATAASAVFGGLGLAGCGSSDDPVAEAPAPTPPVITPPAEKLLGFAAVPKSLADSVIVPTGYTAAVLYALGDPLRAGTPAYKNDGTDADFDNRAGDHHDGMEYFGLSATGTPSATGSDRGVLAMNHEATTDEKLSSHFLHANGGTTSLPRPAAEVDREVAVHGISVVEVRKTGSAWNTVADSTFNRRLTALSEVEIAGPARGNALLVTKFSPDGTRTRGTLNNCGGGRSPWGTYLSGEENWSGYFVRSATDDAARNDKSVVSLRRYGRNQGATSRHGWETGGTDDKYQRWDISKKGASLNGSDDYRNEMNGQGYIIEVDPYDKTRPARKRSALGRYAHESAAFSNPVVGQPLAVYMGDDSRNEYIYKFVTKAAWSAADANPGDRIATGDKYLDEGTLYVAKVNADGSGQWIELSMNNPLIANYATYKFADLADVLVNARLAADAVGATKMDRPEWCSVNPANGEIYYTLTNNSNRNVNASGSSQLPPDAGNPRAYTDMKGSSAQNGNPNGHIIRFREGVAGSAATSFTWDVYLFGAESGADATRVNLSGLTADQDHSSPDGLAFLKSTGICWIQTDDGAYTDVTNNMMLAALPGKVGDGAKTTLVYDKADGTKLNVDTYVGKKASADTLKRFLVGPVGAEITGITETPDGKALFVNIQHPGENTALANIGDPAKYTSQWPANAGYGAGKRPRSATIVITKNDGGRIGT
- a CDS encoding DNA-3-methyladenine glycosylase family protein; its protein translation is MVLQSRDKTDAVGRQLVVPPYWEEAKLELMRRDRIMNKLIPQFGDLHLVGHDDPFTTLARSIVNQQVTPKAANAAWQKLLAACPKFTPALVIKAGAAQLADCGLSKRKTEYILDLADNFKTKKVHATEWHAMEDEAVIAELVQIRGITRWTAEMFLIFNLLRPNVLPLDDPRLIAGISHNYFSGEPVSRSDAREVAANWEPFRTVATWYLWRSLDPAAPAVPVE